One Haloterrigena salifodinae DNA window includes the following coding sequences:
- a CDS encoding NUDIX hydrolase has translation MSQPTMNLEPVADHAPLEIDDQEHDAAVLAPIIERDGEDHLLFTRRADHLGEHPGQMSFPGGGAESFDDSILDTALREANEEIGLEPDEVEIVGQLDDIRTITEYAVTPFVGRVPDREYVGDGYEVAEIVVLPLSGLLDPENYEYERRDHPYYGDIVIHYFHVDGYTVWGATGRILVQLLELTTEFEPPERVERSRR, from the coding sequence CGCGCCCCTCGAGATCGACGACCAGGAACATGACGCGGCCGTCCTCGCGCCGATCATCGAACGCGACGGCGAGGACCACCTGCTCTTTACGCGGCGAGCCGACCACCTCGGCGAGCACCCCGGCCAGATGAGTTTTCCCGGCGGCGGCGCCGAATCGTTCGACGACTCCATTCTCGACACCGCGCTCCGCGAGGCCAACGAGGAGATCGGACTCGAGCCCGACGAGGTCGAAATCGTCGGCCAGCTTGACGATATCCGGACGATCACGGAGTACGCCGTCACGCCGTTCGTCGGTCGCGTCCCCGACCGCGAGTACGTCGGCGACGGCTACGAGGTCGCCGAAATCGTCGTCCTGCCGCTGTCCGGGCTGCTCGATCCGGAGAACTACGAGTACGAGCGTCGGGATCACCCCTACTACGGCGACATCGTCATCCACTACTTTCACGTCGACGGCTACACCGTCTGGGGAGCGACCGGCCGCATACTCGTCCAGTTGCTCGAGTTGACGACCGAGTTCGAGCCGCCCGAACGGGTCGAACGCTCTCGACGGTAG
- a CDS encoding DUF502 domain-containing protein, which translates to MSSVKGDFGRGLIVVGPVLVTLYLAHYLYSFIAGVTPGILLNAETLEAIAPGLGEYARVQLASFLRVTTFVGFLLLAMYVVGQMTDTTIGGVLEGIVDYVANRVPVIRVVYNASKTATETTFGAGEALQTPVRVETWDGVWMTAFKTGQRTPDGRATLFLPTSPNISSGYVLEVSPDDFTELDETLEEALTRVVSGGFGDAETAEAELDEGALTVVGHLESDGTKNREQ; encoded by the coding sequence ATGAGTTCGGTCAAGGGGGATTTCGGACGTGGCCTCATCGTCGTCGGTCCCGTCCTCGTGACGCTGTACCTCGCCCATTACCTCTACTCGTTTATCGCGGGCGTGACGCCGGGGATCCTGCTGAACGCGGAGACCCTCGAGGCGATCGCGCCCGGACTGGGCGAGTACGCGCGCGTCCAACTCGCCAGCTTCCTCCGAGTCACGACGTTCGTCGGATTCCTCCTCCTCGCGATGTACGTCGTCGGGCAGATGACGGACACGACGATCGGCGGCGTCCTCGAGGGGATCGTCGACTACGTGGCGAACCGGGTACCCGTCATCCGCGTCGTCTACAACGCCTCGAAGACCGCCACCGAGACGACGTTCGGCGCGGGCGAGGCCCTCCAGACGCCGGTCAGAGTCGAAACCTGGGACGGCGTATGGATGACCGCGTTCAAGACCGGCCAGCGGACGCCCGACGGCCGTGCGACGCTCTTTCTCCCGACGTCGCCGAACATCTCGTCGGGCTACGTCCTCGAGGTTTCGCCCGACGACTTCACCGAGCTCGACGAGACGCTCGAGGAAGCGCTCACGCGGGTGGTCAGCGGCGGCTTCGGTGACGCGGAAACCGCCGAGGCGGAGCTCGACGAGGGGGCGCTAACCGTGGTCGGCCACCTCGAGTCCGATGGGACGAAGAACCGAGAGCAGTAA
- a CDS encoding DUF7388 family protein, whose translation MLTTSTVTRAGLDAIALKPAECDVSTAASIPVETIAIDYEGREHLPALETLIALSKETDVLVTTPVRADGFDPLGDDSLTAELPDAVGRVLVAGHPAYLTAEERERAVAPRLGAALETEPEAWVGTESVERIAMATGATQYELLSRTTERDLRALRVAGFAGNVSVYAPTVLTEDDDAVLDAVGAYVARRRPVARALPEGAPTDASATGRARDVLLKAATDYALVGAPDEVRAQTDALREAGATTIVGYPARGLGPFLE comes from the coding sequence ATGTTGACCACGAGCACCGTCACCCGCGCCGGACTGGACGCGATTGCGCTGAAACCCGCCGAGTGCGACGTTTCAACGGCCGCGTCGATCCCGGTCGAGACGATCGCGATCGACTACGAGGGCCGCGAGCACCTCCCCGCCCTCGAGACGCTCATCGCCCTCTCGAAGGAGACCGACGTCCTGGTGACGACGCCCGTCCGGGCCGACGGTTTCGACCCGCTGGGCGACGACTCGCTGACCGCCGAACTCCCCGACGCCGTCGGGCGAGTCCTCGTGGCGGGCCACCCCGCTTACCTCACCGCCGAAGAGCGCGAGCGGGCCGTCGCGCCGCGACTCGGCGCTGCCCTCGAGACCGAACCCGAGGCCTGGGTCGGCACCGAGAGCGTCGAACGGATCGCGATGGCGACCGGCGCGACCCAGTACGAACTGCTCTCGCGGACGACCGAGCGCGACCTGCGGGCGTTGCGGGTGGCCGGCTTTGCCGGCAACGTCTCCGTCTACGCCCCGACAGTGCTTACCGAGGACGACGATGCCGTGCTCGACGCCGTCGGCGCCTACGTCGCCCGCCGCCGGCCGGTCGCCCGGGCGTTACCCGAGGGAGCCCCGACCGACGCCAGCGCGACCGGTCGCGCTCGAGACGTGCTGCTCAAGGCGGCCACCGACTACGCGCTCGTCGGCGCTCCCGACGAGGTGCGCGCTCAGACCGACGCCCTGCGCGAGGCCGGCGCGACGACGATCGTCGGCTACCCCGCGCGCGGCCTCGGCCCGTTTCTCGAATAA